DNA from Daucus carota subsp. sativus chromosome 1, DH1 v3.0, whole genome shotgun sequence:
AACATAAATGTGTTAGATCGGTCACAGATATTTGATGATGTATTAAAAGGTTGTGATCCTGaggtaaattataatataaatggtAATAACTATAATATGGGATACTATCTCACAGATGGAATCTATCCTGAATGGGCTACATTCGTGAAAACAATTCCTCGACCACAAGGTGAGAAgagaaaattttattcaaaataccAAGAAGGCCAACAAAAAATGTTGAAAGAGCGTTCAATGTGTTGCAGTCTCGATTTACAATTGTGCGCGGTCCTGCACGATTTTGGGATAAAGCGGATCTTGCTAAAATAATGAGAGCATGTATCACACTACACAATATGATTGTCGAGGACGAGAGAGACACATATGCCACTCCATTTGGCCCTCTACCAACTTACGATGATGCAACAAATGGCTTACCACCTCCAAACTTGGGCGAAGAACCTTTAGCCCCTTATGAAAGATATATTGAAAGAACTATCCAAATTCGCGACAAACAAAAACATCGTCAGCTATAATCTGATTTGGTTGAGGATATTGCAAGGTTCCATGATAGTCGTTAATTTGTTtgaatgtaatatatttttattatgtaatgCATTTAATTTGTAAGTcatgtttattataatttaatttttagtttttattaattttttattaaaaattaaaaaaatgtcaaaattatatcactacttaaagataatatataaactatttaaaacaatcatttaaaataatatttactacttaaatataatatataaactatttaaaattaatgGACTTAGGTTTTGTATTGGATTTGGTTGTCCACATATTTAAAGAGCCCAGCCCACCTTTTGGTGAGTTGGCTGCAGTAAAGTTAATTTGCCAGCGGACTCGGGCTGGTCCACTGGACTTGCTCCAGGACCAGAGGTGCTGTGACAATACTTTGGGCCTTTAACAGACCATTTCACAGTCAGTCGCTTTTCCAAAATCACCACCACTTTTATCGCTCGGAACAAACACAAGCTCTCTGCAAAAATGGCGAAAGAACTGGGGCCCACAGGAGAGTTCTTCAAGAGAAGAGACGCATGGAGAAAGCACCCCATGCTATCGAATCAGTTCCGTCACGCAACACCTGGGCTGGGCATCGCCCTTGTCGCCTTCGGTATATACGTCGTGGGAGAAATGGCTTATGACAAGATCTATGCCCCTTCTCACGCTCATTCTGCTGCTTCCGAATCTCATTCTCACTAATTAGGTCATTTTCGACAACCCCTCTTGTTTAATTTTGCTGATTTCTTGATTTTCGATGTTGATTTGTTGTTTTCCCCCTTTGTGCGTTTTTTGGTTTGGGATTGAGTTTTATTAAGTGGGTTTTTTGTGGGTCAATGCGGGTTTTCGTATTTTTGGTTAATTGTGCGACCTTTAACTGATTTGTtttgttgtatttatatatgtgacTAAATAGATTGTTTAGATTTGTTCCTCTGTGCTCAAACGAGGAACAAAAACTGTGCAGTACTAATGCTTTCACaacttaggttgtgttcacttggagtgaatggaatggagtgagaatggaatgaattttgtactaaaaaatggtgttgatcaaagaaaatgtatacaattttcattccttcaatcattccattcctactactccctctgttttgaaatataggtcgtttgatttttttgcacgcatttctaagtcttttgaccgcacactaaatttcattatttttgatatttttcttttttgaataaaaatatatgattgatattattattcaaaaaaagaaaattttaaaaataatgattttaagcgtgcg
Protein-coding regions in this window:
- the LOC108210446 gene encoding NADH dehydrogenase [ubiquinone] 1 beta subcomplex subunit 3-B, with translation MAKELGPTGEFFKRRDAWRKHPMLSNQFRHATPGLGIALVAFGIYVVGEMAYDKIYAPSHAHSAASESHSH